A portion of the Acidobacteriaceae bacterium genome contains these proteins:
- a CDS encoding TrbI/VirB10 family protein yields the protein MSEQSVPQPSLQSRVFDPKGVFRKNTKPLLYLGAAALVILAAIFSSYGKKTTASAASKNAPPQPLVQDNTENNVQDLKDQVDAAKQKQAQDAAAQAALDPTLANATAAQRTVAAGYGSNGQGACAPGQPCPYSSGGGGQPSAVQQERQMLAAKESDKAFDGRFSSNLAFVQPAAQESVQSQVPVPPSGNPQTGGPASPAAHTVSAETSTSKRAPEVNIDSATGQPYVIYEGTTVDTVLMNRLDGDAVGPVKVLVSNPVYSHDHQHVLIPEGTIALGEAKKVGSSGFGQQRRMAVVFHRLIMPDGYSVDLDQFHGLDQIGEEGLKDKVNNHYLQIFGASIALGVIAGASEITEGGAVLTASGPAVFASGASGSVSQSATTILDRFMQIPPTITIREGHRVKLYITQDMLLPAVENHTIPQSF from the coding sequence ATGTCTGAGCAATCCGTGCCCCAACCATCTCTTCAGTCCCGCGTTTTTGACCCCAAGGGCGTTTTTCGAAAGAACACGAAGCCGCTTCTCTACCTCGGTGCAGCAGCACTCGTCATCTTGGCCGCCATCTTCAGTTCGTATGGCAAGAAGACTACGGCCTCGGCGGCATCGAAGAACGCTCCGCCGCAGCCGCTCGTTCAGGACAACACCGAGAACAACGTCCAAGACCTCAAAGACCAGGTGGACGCCGCGAAGCAGAAGCAAGCGCAGGACGCGGCGGCTCAAGCGGCGCTTGATCCTACGCTCGCCAATGCAACAGCCGCACAGAGAACGGTTGCAGCAGGCTATGGCTCGAATGGCCAAGGCGCTTGCGCACCCGGCCAACCTTGCCCTTATTCTTCGGGCGGCGGCGGTCAGCCCTCAGCCGTGCAGCAGGAGCGACAGATGCTTGCGGCTAAAGAGAGTGACAAAGCATTCGATGGACGATTCTCCTCGAATCTGGCCTTTGTCCAGCCCGCAGCCCAAGAATCGGTTCAGTCTCAGGTTCCAGTCCCGCCTTCTGGAAACCCGCAGACGGGCGGACCGGCTTCGCCCGCCGCCCATACCGTCAGTGCCGAAACATCGACTTCAAAGCGAGCTCCCGAAGTCAACATCGACTCTGCTACCGGTCAGCCCTACGTGATCTACGAAGGAACAACCGTAGACACGGTTCTTATGAACCGGCTGGACGGTGACGCCGTCGGCCCGGTGAAGGTGTTGGTGTCAAACCCCGTCTATTCCCACGACCACCAGCACGTTCTCATCCCTGAAGGGACGATCGCTCTGGGAGAAGCCAAGAAGGTTGGAAGTAGTGGTTTTGGGCAGCAACGACGGATGGCCGTTGTATTCCATCGGCTCATCATGCCTGACGGCTATTCCGTAGACCTTGACCAGTTTCACGGACTGGATCAAATTGGAGAAGAGGGTCTGAAGGACAAGGTAAACAATCACTACCTTCAGATTTTCGGTGCATCCATTGCGCTCGGCGTCATCGCCGGAGCTTCGGAGATTACCGAGGGAGGAGCTGTTCTTACGGCCTCCGGTCCGGCGGTCTTCGCTAGCGGAGCCTCTGGTTCCGTTTCCCAGTCTGCAACGACGATCCTAGATCGCTTCATGCAGATTCCCCCGACCATCACGATCCGCGAGGGGCATCGCGTGAAGCTCTACATCACCCAGGACATGCTTCTGCCTGCGGTGGAGAACCACACGATCCCGCAGTCGTTTTGA
- a CDS encoding TrbG/VirB9 family P-type conjugative transfer protein, with product MKRVLISIVLALAASVSVLAQETTGARKVSYHSSDIVPIRAKMKYSTLIEVPATEKIILAATGDKEFWAVDVVNNDCFIHPAKAGISTDLHLKTDKGNDYTFTLQDISGSTALPDLKVIVEPADHSSLVASSGPAEFVPAAQLEQSKAQYAALQSHVTQAVDEFKSDYQTKLRFDYKFNAMKAPFDIESIYHDDKFTYITTKATEKFAVYDMKDGKPNLVSYDLRNGTYVIPLVMDNGYVQLGKKKMNFTRKS from the coding sequence ATGAAGCGCGTCCTCATCTCCATCGTCCTCGCTCTCGCAGCCAGTGTCTCCGTGCTCGCGCAGGAGACCACTGGTGCTCGCAAAGTCTCCTACCATTCCTCGGACATCGTCCCTATCCGGGCCAAGATGAAGTACAGCACGTTGATCGAGGTGCCAGCCACCGAGAAGATCATTCTTGCCGCCACGGGTGATAAAGAGTTCTGGGCGGTGGATGTCGTCAATAACGATTGCTTCATCCATCCGGCCAAGGCCGGCATCAGCACCGATCTTCACCTGAAGACGGATAAAGGCAATGACTATACGTTCACGTTGCAGGACATTTCGGGATCAACCGCTCTCCCTGACCTAAAGGTCATAGTCGAGCCCGCAGACCATTCTTCGCTGGTCGCTTCGAGCGGTCCAGCTGAGTTTGTTCCGGCAGCGCAGCTAGAGCAATCGAAAGCGCAGTACGCCGCTCTGCAGTCGCACGTCACCCAGGCCGTTGATGAGTTCAAGAGCGACTACCAGACGAAGCTCCGCTTCGACTACAAGTTCAACGCGATGAAAGCCCCCTTCGATATCGAGTCGATCTATCACGACGACAAGTTCACCTACATCACGACGAAAGCCACCGAGAAGTTCGCGGTTTACGACATGAAGGACGGAAAGCCAAATCTTGTGAGCTATGACCTACGGAATGGCACCTACGTTATCCCGCTCGTCATGGACAACGGTTACGTCCAGCTTGGCAAGAAGAAAATGAACTTCACTCGCAAGAGCTAA